A window of the Cystobacter fuscus genome harbors these coding sequences:
- a CDS encoding monovalent cation:proton antiporter-2 (CPA2) family protein — protein sequence MSFLHQALIFLTAAVVSVPLFKRLGLGSVLGYLAAGLVIGPWGIKLVSDVESILHFSELGVVLLLFLIGLELRPARLWELRRSVFGLGGAQVVGTGALLAAVGWGLGLPVPTALIAGLGLSLSSTAFALQLLAEKNELTTDHGQAAFGILLFQDLAVIPLLALLPFLGESPQPQPQGASGWLQAVKVVGVLAAVIIGGRYVLRPVLRRVAATHTQELFTATALLVVVGTALLVKQVGLSMALGAFLAGVLLADSEFRHELEADIEPFKGLLLGLFFIAVGMSVNLGLLVRSPLLVVGLVLGLVLLKALVLFVLGRRVFHATAPALSLAICISQGGEFAFVLFSLAVGFQVMERELAELLVVVVSLSMAVTPVLLMLYDKGLRPRLRRANTRAFDVSPEEDQPVIIAGLGRVGQVVARVLRARRIGFTALDIDAEHIDFLKKFGNTYVHYGDASRLDLLRAARAHKARVFVLAIDDVEASVRTAETVRQHFPHLTLFARARNRQHAYRLLGAGVTHIMRETFAGSLELTEDVLQALGLSFSQSKDTVERFRAHDEELLRSTYEHQGDDKKVAAMAAQARKELEQLFAKDEQEKPV from the coding sequence ATGTCCTTCCTGCATCAGGCCTTGATCTTCCTGACCGCCGCGGTCGTGTCCGTCCCTCTCTTCAAGCGGCTCGGATTGGGCTCGGTGCTGGGCTACCTGGCGGCGGGACTCGTCATCGGCCCCTGGGGCATCAAGCTCGTCTCCGACGTGGAGAGCATTCTCCATTTCTCGGAGCTGGGCGTGGTGCTGTTGCTCTTTCTCATCGGATTGGAATTGCGGCCCGCGCGCCTGTGGGAGTTGCGCCGCTCGGTGTTTGGCCTGGGCGGAGCGCAGGTGGTGGGCACGGGCGCGCTGCTCGCGGCGGTGGGCTGGGGGCTCGGGCTGCCCGTGCCCACCGCGCTCATCGCCGGGCTCGGGCTGAGCCTGTCCTCCACCGCCTTCGCCCTGCAATTGCTGGCGGAGAAGAACGAGCTGACCACGGACCACGGTCAGGCCGCCTTCGGCATCCTGCTGTTCCAGGACCTGGCCGTCATCCCCCTGCTGGCGCTCTTGCCCTTCCTCGGCGAGTCTCCTCAACCCCAGCCCCAGGGCGCCTCCGGGTGGCTGCAGGCCGTGAAGGTGGTGGGCGTGCTGGCCGCGGTCATCATCGGGGGCCGCTACGTGCTGCGGCCCGTGCTGCGCCGCGTGGCCGCCACCCACACCCAGGAGCTCTTCACCGCCACGGCGCTGCTCGTGGTGGTGGGCACCGCGCTCCTGGTGAAACAGGTGGGACTGTCCATGGCGCTCGGCGCCTTCCTCGCGGGTGTGCTGCTCGCCGACTCGGAGTTCCGCCACGAGCTGGAAGCGGACATCGAGCCCTTCAAGGGCCTGCTGCTCGGGCTCTTCTTCATCGCCGTGGGCATGTCGGTGAACCTGGGGCTGCTGGTGCGCTCGCCCCTGCTCGTGGTGGGGCTGGTGCTCGGACTGGTGCTGCTCAAGGCCCTGGTGCTCTTCGTGCTGGGCCGGCGCGTCTTCCACGCCACCGCGCCCGCGCTGAGCCTGGCCATCTGCATCTCCCAGGGCGGCGAGTTCGCCTTCGTGCTGTTCAGCCTCGCGGTGGGCTTCCAGGTGATGGAGCGCGAGCTGGCGGAGCTGCTCGTGGTGGTGGTGAGTCTGTCCATGGCCGTCACCCCCGTGCTGCTCATGCTCTACGACAAGGGCCTGCGCCCCCGTCTGCGCCGCGCGAACACGCGTGCCTTCGACGTGTCACCCGAGGAGGACCAGCCCGTCATCATCGCGGGGCTCGGACGCGTGGGGCAGGTGGTGGCGCGCGTGCTGCGTGCCCGGCGCATCGGCTTCACCGCCCTGGACATCGACGCCGAGCACATCGACTTCCTCAAGAAGTTCGGCAACACCTATGTCCACTATGGAGACGCCTCGCGGTTGGATCTGCTCCGGGCCGCGCGCGCACACAAGGCACGCGTCTTCGTGCTGGCCATCGATGACGTGGAGGCCTCGGTGCGCACGGCGGAGACGGTGCGCCAGCACTTCCCCCACCTCACCCTCTTCGCGCGCGCCCGCAACCGCCAGCATGCCTACCGGCTGCTCGGCGCGGGCGTCACCCACATCATGCGCGAGACCTTCGCGGGCAGTCTCGAGCTGACGGAGGACGTGCTCCAGGCGCTCGGGCTGTCCTTCTCCCAGAGCAAGGACACCGTGGAGCGCTTCCGCGCGCACGACGAGGAGCTGTTGCGCTCGACGTACGAGCACCAGGGCGACGACAAGAAGGTCGCCGCCATGGCGGCCCAGGCGCGCAAGGAGCTGGAGCAGCTCTTCGCCAAGGACGAGCAGGAAAAGCCCGTCTGA
- a CDS encoding M23 family metallopeptidase, translating into MFPVSQGHDTGSHLQNDTYAWDFRMPIGTPIVAAQDGKVRMARGDSTQGACDPKMAPYANYVVIDHSGGLETQYLHFSAVVVKPGDTVRKGQLIGYSGNTGWSCGPHLHFKVANTVSPGWNNPSVPARIAGYGDPVRDTLIAAPGCGKPSDLSVMAANDATRAQQPLAPETPARDGEQAAGGIPTGAKAIMDRVSKSAFDSSRIPPQAQASDDGSGGSR; encoded by the coding sequence GTGTTCCCGGTGAGTCAGGGGCACGACACGGGGAGCCACCTGCAGAACGACACCTACGCCTGGGACTTCCGCATGCCCATCGGCACGCCCATCGTGGCGGCCCAGGATGGCAAGGTGCGCATGGCGCGCGGAGACAGCACCCAGGGCGCGTGTGATCCCAAGATGGCGCCGTACGCCAACTACGTCGTTATCGATCACTCCGGTGGCCTGGAGACCCAGTACCTGCACTTCAGCGCCGTGGTGGTGAAGCCCGGCGATACGGTGCGCAAGGGGCAGCTCATCGGCTACTCGGGCAACACCGGCTGGTCCTGCGGCCCCCACCTGCACTTCAAGGTGGCCAACACCGTGAGCCCCGGGTGGAACAACCCCTCCGTGCCCGCGCGCATCGCCGGCTACGGAGATCCGGTGCGCGACACCCTCATCGCCGCTCCCGGGTGTGGCAAGCCGTCGGATCTGTCGGTGATGGCCGCCAACGACGCGACGCGCGCCCAGCAGCCGCTGGCGCCCGAGACCCCCGCGCGTGACGGCGAGCAGGCCGCGGGCGGTATCCCCACGGGGGCCAAGGCCATCATGGACCGCGTGTCCAAGTCGGCCTTCGACTCCTCGCGCATTCCTCCCCAGGCCCAGGCGTCCGACGACGGCTCGGGCGGCTCGCGCTAG
- a CDS encoding GTPase, with protein MDTSLPDPEHLERLLSAASTLPALAPHAARLERLRQDYARGLERRDAPLTVALVGATGAGKSTLLNALAGQALAREGEDRPTSTAATVFAPESRALEELAGVGARVVRYTPGPRGLWSGQVFIDTPDLNSVATVHREVARAALERADVALVVMHRGSVAEATQAEFLAEFARRRALVFLVNFADELSAESREALKSQARRLAVERYGMEAEAVPVFAISGRAAQRGEDPSGEFGALLFHLQSLATRAVAERVRRTNAEGALAELTSRVEGALKETEDTLAKARAALQEGLGRAATGLKEDFGARLLLAQGHLATEVRGQAAGRFWGPAAWGMRLSSVGVGGLGAATLVARRNLPVGLAVAATSTVLDAVRERTRARAAETAVVEPFEDDFAVEAAARAALTQARALAHAGGLPPESLGLPDVETLLAELKSARASAWRYTVTTAVAEAVAGWWRTARWLVLPLINLPLLALLGHVGYRVVRAYVEGPLLGVDYFLNAGALLALLAGAGALLSSASLAGTTRAVRRAGLERFSVLLEALGVRLGEAVQDSLRPGREAARALLQRR; from the coding sequence GTGGACACCTCCCTGCCCGACCCCGAGCACCTCGAGCGCCTGCTCTCCGCCGCGAGCACCCTGCCCGCCCTCGCTCCCCATGCCGCCCGCCTGGAGCGGCTGCGCCAGGACTACGCGCGCGGCCTCGAGCGGCGCGACGCCCCCCTCACCGTGGCCCTGGTGGGCGCCACCGGCGCGGGCAAGTCCACCCTGCTCAACGCCCTGGCCGGACAGGCCCTCGCCCGCGAGGGAGAGGACCGGCCCACGAGCACCGCCGCCACCGTGTTCGCCCCCGAGTCGCGCGCCCTGGAGGAGCTCGCCGGGGTGGGCGCGCGGGTGGTGCGCTACACCCCGGGCCCGCGCGGGTTGTGGAGCGGCCAGGTGTTCATCGACACGCCGGACCTCAACAGCGTGGCCACCGTGCACCGCGAGGTGGCGCGCGCCGCCCTGGAGCGCGCGGACGTGGCGCTGGTGGTGATGCACCGGGGCAGCGTGGCCGAGGCCACCCAGGCCGAGTTCCTCGCGGAGTTCGCCCGGCGCCGCGCGCTCGTGTTCCTCGTCAACTTCGCGGACGAGCTGTCGGCCGAGTCGCGCGAGGCCCTCAAGTCCCAGGCGCGCCGGCTCGCCGTGGAGCGCTACGGCATGGAGGCCGAGGCCGTGCCCGTCTTCGCCATCAGCGGCCGTGCCGCGCAGCGGGGGGAGGATCCATCCGGCGAGTTCGGCGCCCTGCTCTTCCACCTCCAGTCGCTCGCCACGCGGGCGGTGGCCGAGCGGGTGCGGCGCACCAACGCCGAGGGCGCCCTGGCGGAGCTCACCTCACGGGTGGAGGGCGCGCTGAAGGAAACGGAGGACACGCTCGCGAAGGCACGCGCGGCGTTGCAGGAGGGGCTCGGCCGGGCCGCCACGGGGTTGAAGGAGGACTTCGGCGCGCGGCTGCTGCTCGCGCAAGGGCACCTCGCCACGGAGGTGCGCGGGCAGGCGGCGGGACGATTCTGGGGCCCGGCGGCCTGGGGCATGCGGCTGTCGTCCGTGGGCGTGGGGGGCCTCGGCGCGGCGACGCTGGTGGCGCGGCGCAACCTGCCCGTGGGCCTGGCGGTGGCGGCCACCTCCACCGTGCTGGACGCGGTCCGGGAGCGCACGCGCGCGCGCGCGGCGGAGACGGCGGTGGTGGAGCCCTTCGAGGACGACTTCGCCGTGGAGGCCGCCGCCCGCGCCGCGCTGACCCAGGCCCGTGCCCTCGCGCACGCGGGCGGCCTGCCTCCCGAGTCCCTGGGCCTGCCCGACGTGGAGACGCTGCTCGCGGAGCTGAAGTCCGCGCGCGCGAGCGCCTGGCGCTACACCGTCACCACCGCGGTGGCCGAGGCGGTGGCCGGCTGGTGGCGCACCGCGCGCTGGTTGGTGTTGCCGCTCATCAACCTGCCCCTGCTCGCGCTGCTCGGCCATGTGGGCTACCGCGTGGTGCGCGCTTATGTCGAGGGCCCCCTGCTGGGCGTGGACTACTTCCTCAACGCGGGGGCCCTGCTCGCGCTGCTGGCGGGAGCCGGCGCGCTCTTGTCCTCGGCGAGCCTGGCGGGCACCACCCGCGCCGTGCGCCGCGCGGGCCTGGAGCGCTTCAGCGTGCTGCTGGAGGCGCTGGGCGTCCGGCTCGGCGAGGCCGTCCAGGACAGCCTGCGCCCCGGACGCGAGGCCGCCCGGGCCCTGCTCCAGAGACGCTGA
- a CDS encoding protein kinase domain-containing protein, with amino-acid sequence MTPAPSTIPSSVQPGLRLQHYELIRELSGRGMGQSFLARDTRLGRRVTLKLLPTRDDDLTQRVLTQARATARCAHENIATVHEAGQYEDGPFLVLEHLQGQSLREHTQEQRLPSVRAVELMVPVIRALACAHEQGLVHHALTPENIVVTDSGGIKVLDFGIARVFQTGGPWGDSSQEALPGGLLDDDGKDLTCRGTLPGTLEYLSPEQWGQGGPVDHLTDIWAVGIILFELLAGQHPLGPLRGPELAVTARLDLRLPPLRTLAPGLPRELASAVDGCLLKSRDQRCPDASTLLRALEPFLPKRFNSEPRPDTAPYVGLAPFQETDADRFFGRTREIATLVHRLHYQPLVTVAGPAGAGKTSLVRAGLIPTLERSGTPWETFTLRPGTAPLAALAQVVEPLVGSSQSIEQDIQEQFQRVERLRAEPGYVGRVLRDSARRHPRKLLLFVDQFEELYTRVPDARERAAFTACLADLADDATSPIRVVLCVRSSFLDRVPEDERFMAELAQGIFFLGTPTRDGLSDALVRPAELAGYRFESPSLVDDMLAHLETAPGALPLLQFAATWLWESRDTRNKLLTRDAHAAMGGIPHALASHADRVLAGLSTRERALTRTLSTRLVTPERTRALVMMQELCELTDDAAELRRLIEHLVRARLLVVHSAGDEPDTAVELVHESLIHDWPTLRHWLNEGQEDAAFLKHLGQAARQWQEGGRARRLLWRGEWVEEARRFQRRSHGALPALQRDFLEAVFTQEQRRLRLERALLVGGVTLLGLVILALALVLLREARTETEFQAAATRAAEAMARGAETLARDAQAQAHAAEKRALSDLAERQARELERSKEQSAQEETHRRMALAHEALRQEHEEWVAAVRRERAALETLERVRGPRGSARVREARREAVRAGRKLDALLQREQDLLAPLVQRGKGR; translated from the coding sequence ATGACACCGGCCCCCTCGACGATCCCCTCGTCCGTCCAACCCGGGCTGCGCCTCCAGCACTACGAGCTCATCCGCGAGCTGAGCGGCCGCGGCATGGGCCAGAGCTTCCTCGCGCGCGATACACGGCTGGGGCGCCGCGTGACCCTCAAGCTGCTGCCCACCCGGGACGACGACCTCACCCAACGCGTCCTCACCCAGGCCCGCGCCACCGCGCGCTGCGCCCACGAGAACATCGCCACCGTCCACGAGGCCGGCCAGTACGAGGACGGCCCCTTCCTGGTGTTGGAGCACCTCCAGGGCCAGTCCCTGCGGGAGCACACCCAGGAGCAACGGCTGCCCTCGGTGCGCGCCGTCGAGCTGATGGTGCCGGTGATCAGGGCCCTGGCATGCGCGCACGAGCAGGGCCTCGTCCACCACGCGCTCACACCGGAGAACATCGTCGTCACGGACTCGGGCGGCATCAAGGTGCTCGACTTCGGCATCGCCCGGGTGTTCCAGACGGGCGGACCCTGGGGGGACTCTTCCCAGGAGGCGCTTCCCGGGGGGCTGCTCGATGACGACGGGAAGGATCTCACGTGCCGGGGCACGCTGCCCGGCACCCTCGAGTACCTGTCTCCGGAGCAGTGGGGCCAGGGCGGCCCGGTGGATCACCTCACGGACATCTGGGCCGTGGGCATCATCCTCTTCGAGCTGCTCGCCGGCCAGCACCCCCTGGGCCCGCTCCGGGGTCCGGAGCTGGCGGTGACGGCCCGGCTCGACCTGCGCCTGCCACCGCTGCGCACGCTCGCCCCGGGCCTGCCACGCGAGCTGGCCTCCGCCGTGGATGGCTGTCTGCTCAAGTCCAGGGACCAGCGCTGTCCCGACGCGTCCACCCTGCTGCGCGCCCTGGAGCCCTTCCTCCCCAAGCGCTTCAACTCCGAGCCGCGTCCGGACACGGCCCCCTACGTGGGCCTCGCCCCCTTCCAGGAGACCGACGCGGACCGTTTCTTCGGCCGCACACGGGAGATCGCCACGCTCGTCCACCGGCTCCACTACCAGCCGCTGGTGACCGTGGCGGGCCCCGCCGGCGCGGGAAAGACGTCCCTGGTGCGCGCGGGCCTCATTCCCACCCTCGAGCGCTCGGGCACTCCGTGGGAGACGTTCACCCTCCGCCCGGGCACGGCGCCCCTCGCCGCCCTCGCCCAGGTGGTGGAGCCCCTGGTGGGCTCGTCCCAGTCCATCGAGCAGGACATCCAGGAGCAATTCCAGCGCGTGGAGCGCCTGCGCGCCGAGCCCGGCTACGTGGGCCGCGTGCTGCGCGACAGTGCCCGGCGCCATCCCCGGAAGCTCCTGCTCTTCGTCGATCAATTCGAGGAGCTGTACACGCGGGTACCGGATGCACGTGAGCGCGCGGCCTTCACCGCGTGCCTGGCGGACCTCGCGGACGATGCCACCTCGCCCATCCGCGTGGTGCTCTGCGTGCGCTCGAGCTTCCTGGACCGGGTGCCCGAGGACGAGCGCTTCATGGCGGAGCTCGCCCAGGGCATCTTCTTCCTCGGCACGCCGACGCGGGACGGCCTGAGTGACGCGCTGGTGCGGCCGGCCGAGCTGGCGGGCTACCGCTTCGAGTCGCCCTCGCTGGTGGACGACATGCTGGCGCACCTGGAGACGGCCCCGGGCGCGCTCCCGCTGTTGCAGTTCGCCGCCACCTGGCTGTGGGAGTCCCGGGACACGCGCAACAAGCTGCTGACGCGGGATGCCCACGCGGCGATGGGCGGCATCCCCCACGCGCTCGCGAGCCATGCGGACCGGGTGCTCGCGGGCCTGTCCACCCGGGAGCGGGCGCTGACGCGGACCCTGAGCACGCGCCTGGTGACGCCCGAGCGCACGCGGGCCCTGGTGATGATGCAGGAGCTGTGCGAGCTGACGGACGACGCGGCGGAGCTGCGGCGGCTCATCGAGCACCTGGTGCGCGCGCGGCTGCTCGTGGTGCACAGCGCGGGGGACGAGCCGGACACGGCGGTGGAGCTGGTGCACGAGTCGCTCATCCACGACTGGCCCACGCTCCGGCACTGGTTGAACGAGGGCCAGGAGGACGCGGCGTTCCTGAAGCACCTGGGCCAGGCGGCCCGGCAGTGGCAGGAGGGAGGCCGCGCGCGGCGCCTGTTGTGGCGCGGCGAGTGGGTGGAGGAGGCCCGGCGCTTCCAGCGGCGCTCGCACGGGGCACTGCCAGCGCTCCAGCGCGACTTCCTGGAGGCCGTCTTCACCCAAGAGCAGCGCCGCCTGCGCCTCGAACGGGCGCTGCTCGTGGGGGGCGTGACGTTGCTGGGGCTGGTGATCCTGGCGCTCGCGTTGGTGCTCCTGCGGGAGGCGAGAACGGAGACCGAGTTCCAGGCCGCGGCGACACGGGCGGCCGAGGCGATGGCGCGCGGCGCGGAGACGCTGGCGCGGGACGCGCAAGCCCAGGCCCACGCGGCGGAGAAACGGGCGCTGAGCGATCTCGCCGAGCGCCAGGCCCGGGAGCTGGAGCGGAGCAAGGAGCAGTCCGCCCAGGAGGAAACCCACCGGAGGATGGCGCTCGCCCACGAGGCGCTGCGCCAGGAGCATGAGGAGTGGGTGGCCGCGGTGCGGCGCGAGCGGGCGGCGCTCGAGACCCTCGAGCGGGTGCGCGGTCCTCGCGGCTCGGCGCGTGTGCGCGAGGCACGGCGGGAGGCCGTGCGCGCGGGGAGGAAGCTCGATGCGCTGCTCCAACGGGAGCAGGATTTGCTGGCGCCCCTCGTGCAACGGGGGAAGGGGCGCTGA
- a CDS encoding dicarboxylate/amino acid:cation symporter translates to MDVQDIKKDAAPRKLHQHLYVQVLVAITVGALLGHFYPALGASLKPLGDGFINLVKMVISPIIFLTVTTGIAGTKDLSKVGRIALKAFAYFLVFSTLALVVGMVIAHVVQPGAGMNIDPASLNVGQVSTYTAKAHEQSVTAFLLNIIPKTVVSAFAEGEILQVLFVAILFGVSLAMVGERGRLVLELLQSLSSVFFRLVSILMKAAPVGAFGAFAFTIGKYGIASIYNLAKLVLTFYITSLVFVLGVLGLVAFLNGFSILKLIRYLKAELLLVLGTSSSESALPNLIDKMERAGCAKPVVGLVVPTGYSFNLDGTNIYMTLAALFIAQATNTHLTLGQQVLLLLVAMLSSKGAAGVTGAGFITLAATLSVVPDVPVAGMTLILGVDRFMSECRSLTNFIGNAVATVVVSRWEGALDREAFQAAMNTPPKD, encoded by the coding sequence ATGGATGTTCAGGACATCAAGAAGGACGCCGCTCCCCGGAAGCTCCACCAGCACTTGTATGTCCAGGTCCTGGTGGCCATCACCGTTGGGGCGCTGCTCGGCCACTTCTACCCGGCGCTCGGCGCGTCCCTGAAGCCGCTGGGGGATGGCTTCATCAACCTCGTGAAGATGGTCATCTCCCCCATCATCTTCCTCACGGTGACCACGGGCATCGCGGGCACGAAGGACTTGAGCAAGGTGGGCCGCATCGCCCTCAAGGCGTTCGCGTACTTCCTCGTCTTCTCCACGCTCGCGCTGGTGGTGGGCATGGTCATCGCCCACGTGGTGCAGCCGGGCGCGGGGATGAACATCGATCCGGCCTCGCTCAACGTGGGCCAGGTATCCACCTACACCGCCAAGGCCCATGAGCAGAGTGTCACCGCCTTCCTGCTCAACATCATCCCCAAGACGGTGGTGAGCGCCTTCGCCGAGGGGGAGATCCTCCAGGTGTTGTTCGTCGCCATCCTGTTCGGTGTGTCCCTGGCGATGGTGGGGGAGCGGGGTCGGCTGGTGCTGGAGTTGCTCCAATCGCTGAGCAGCGTGTTCTTCCGGCTGGTGAGCATCCTCATGAAGGCGGCGCCCGTGGGGGCCTTCGGCGCGTTCGCCTTCACCATCGGCAAGTATGGGATTGCCTCCATCTACAACCTGGCGAAGCTGGTGCTCACCTTCTACATCACCTCGCTCGTCTTCGTGCTCGGGGTGCTGGGGCTGGTGGCGTTCCTCAATGGCTTCTCCATCCTGAAGCTCATCCGCTACCTCAAGGCGGAGCTGCTCCTGGTGCTCGGCACCAGCTCGTCCGAGTCCGCCCTGCCCAACCTCATCGACAAGATGGAGCGCGCGGGGTGCGCCAAGCCCGTCGTGGGTCTGGTGGTGCCCACGGGCTACTCCTTCAACCTCGACGGGACGAACATCTACATGACGCTGGCGGCGCTGTTCATCGCCCAGGCGACCAACACGCACCTGACCCTGGGGCAGCAGGTGCTGCTCCTGCTGGTGGCGATGCTCAGCTCCAAGGGCGCGGCGGGCGTCACCGGCGCGGGCTTCATCACGCTCGCGGCGACGCTGTCCGTGGTGCCCGACGTCCCCGTGGCGGGCATGACGCTCATCCTCGGCGTGGACCGCTTCATGTCCGAGTGCCGCTCCCTGACGAACTTCATCGGCAACGCCGTGGCGACGGTGGTGGTGTCGCGCTGGGAGGGGGCGCTCGACCGCGAGGCCTTCCAGGCGGCGATGAACACCCCACCCAAGGACTGA